In one window of Deltaproteobacteria bacterium DNA:
- a CDS encoding YgiT-type zinc finger protein, producing MKCKFCGREMRKVVTPFKRPVKGEYLKVKDVEVYRCPGCGATYFPRETIQWCGKKTGERLVEVAKERGYVKDFEREVAERKKVDLENAIRRGDIKKRKNVPFKVFT from the coding sequence ATGAAGTGTAAATTTTGCGGCAGAGAAATGAGGAAAGTGGTAACGCCTTTCAAAAGACCGGTTAAGGGGGAATATTTAAAGGTAAAGGATGTTGAGGTTTATAGATGTCCGGGTTGTGGTGCAACTTATTTCCCCAGAGAAACGATACAGTGGTGTGGGAAGAAAACAGGCGAAAGATTAGTTGAAGTAGCCAAAGAAAGAGGATATGTCAAAGATTTCGAAAGAGAAGTTGCAGAACGAAAAAAAGTAGACTTAGAAAATGCAATCAGAAGAGGAGACATTAAGAAAAGAAAAAATGTACCGTTTAAAGTTTTCACCTAA